One Manihot esculenta cultivar AM560-2 chromosome 18, M.esculenta_v8, whole genome shotgun sequence genomic window carries:
- the LOC110606645 gene encoding putative disease resistance protein At1g50180, with product MNLAESVVSTALLTLSDLLIQEATFLDGVKEEVIGMQLELRRMQSFLKDADSRQDEDETIRNWVSEIREAAYDVEDIIEEFALKVALRRRSGVVNVVKRYATIAKESVELHRVGSEIQIIKSRISDLTKSLETFPIQPRESFGSSLPGGRQQQQQHLRRSYSHIVEDDIVGLEDDVKILVEQLVCSEKTVVSLHGMGGLGKTTLAKKIYHNSEVRDHFEAFAWAYISQQCQTRDIWEGILFKLINPTKEQREEISNLRDDELARKLYQVQQEKKCLVILDDIWTVGTWNKLRPAFPCGTGNFLSKILLTTRIRDVALYPDPTCFLHQPRHLNDEESWELFKRKAFLGINYPGFIIRAKMEELGREMVGKCTGLPLAIIVLGGVLAKKTTIYGWDTVRRNIVSHLMKGGGHEQLFGVSEVLALSYHELPYQLKPCFLHLAHFPEDYEIPTKKLIRMWVAEGFISCTDNEEMEEIMEDVAQCYLDELVERCMVQVVERGSTGRIRTCRMHDLMRDLCLSKAKLENFLEIYQLRSKDHSGYSSPSSMVCETRSVGRLRRLAIFVDGDLKKFIPSRYRRNSHVRSLLYFHEKACHVDKWGSIKSVFNNFKLLRILDLEGIQSHDGKLPKEIGKLIHLRFLSLRDTDIGELPLTIGNLMYLQTLDILTWNSTVQIPNVIWKMQKLRHLYLPESCGDDSDKWQLATLCNLQTLVNFPAEKCYIKDLLSLTNLKKLVIDDPKFGLIFKSRGATFNRLESLSFVSNEDSTAIQVITQCPNLYKLHVEGQIEKLPECHQFSSNLAKLNLQGSKLMEDPMVTLEKLPNLRILRLQMDSFLGTAMVCSDKGFPQLKCLFLCDLPNLEDWKVEEGAMLNLCHLLISNCTTMKMVPDGLRFLTSLQKLEIRSMLKAFKTRLEVGGEDYYKIQHVTSAVFRYCDY from the exons ATGAATTTGGCAGAATCTGTAGTATCAACAGCGCTGCTAACTCTTTCTGACTTGCTCATTCAGGAAGCAACTTTCCTGGATGGAGTGAAGGAGGAAGTAATTGGCATGCAGCTTGAGCTCCGGCGGATGCAATCTTTTTTGAAAGATGCTGATTCAAGGCAAGATGAAGATGAAACAATTCGCAATTGGGTGTCTGAAATTAGAGAAGCTGCTTATGATGTTGAGGATATCATTGAAGAGTTTGCCCTCAAAGTTGCTTTGAGGAGAAGATCAGGTGTAGTCAATGTCGTGAAGAGGTATGCTACAATTGCTAAGGAATCTGTAGAGCTTCACAGGGTTGGTTCTGAGATTCAGATTATTAAATCCAGGATTTCTGATCTTACGAAAAGTTTGGAGACTTTTCCGATACAACCTAGAGAAAGCTTTGGTTCTTCTCTACCGGGTGGAAGGCAGCAACAGCAGCAACATTTGAGACGGTCTTATTCCCATATTGTGGAAGATGATATAGTTGGGTTGGAGGACGATGTGAAAATTTTGGTCGAACAGTTGGTGTGCAGTGAAAAAACTGTTGTTTCGCTTCATGGAATGGGGGGTCTTGGAAAGACCACTCTTGCTAAGAAGATATACCATAATTCTGAGGTTAGGGATCATTTTGAAGCTTTTGCTTGGGCGTACATATCTCAGCAATGTCAAACGAGGGATATTTGGGAAGGAATCTTGTTTAAGTTAATCAATCCAACTAAAGAGCAGAGGGAGGAAATTTCCAATCTAAGGGATGATGAACTGGCTAGGAAGCTTTATCAAGTTCAACAAGAGAAGAAATGTTTGGTGATCTTGGATGATATTTGGACTGTTGGGACTTGGAATAAACTGCGTCCTGCTTTTCCATGTGGAACTGGGAATTTTCTCAGCAAAATATTGCTCACAACTCGCATCAGGGACGTGGCTTTGTATCCTGATCCAACATGCTTTCTCCATCAACCAAGACATTTAAATGATGAAGAAAGCTGGGAATTGTTTAAGAGGAAGGCATTCCTTGGCATAAATTATCCAG GCTTCATAATTAGAGCAAAAATGGAGGAGCTGGGTAGAGAAATGGTTGGAAAATGTACAGGGTTGCCATTGGCCATTATTGTCCTTGGAGGAGTGCTGGCAAAGAAAACTACTATCTATGGGTGGGACACAGTTCGCAGAAATATTGTTTCACACTTGATGAAAGGGGGAGGCCATGAACAACTCTTTGGAGTATCTGAGGTTTTAGCTTTAAGTTACCATGAATTACCATATCAGTTGAAGCCTTGCTTCCTTCACTTGGCCCATTTCCCTGAAGATTATGAGATACCCACAAAAAAGTTGATCCGGATGTGGGTTGCTGAGGGATTCATATCATGCACTGACAATGAGGAAATGGAGGAAATTATGGAGGATGTAGCTCAATGTTACTTAGATGAGTTGGTGGAGAGGTGTATGGTTCAGGTGGTAGAAAGAGGTTCAACTGGAAGGATTAGAACTTGCCGAATGCATGACCTTATGCGTGACTTATGCTTGTCAAAGGCAAAGCTGGAAAATTTTCTTGAGATTTATCAATTGCGTTCAAAGGATCACTCAGGTTACTCTTCTCCTTCATCCATGGTATGTGAAACAAGGTCAGTTGGTAGGCTTCGAAGGCTTGCAATCTTTGTGGATGGAGACCTTAAAAAATTTATCCCCTCCAGATACAGAAGAAATTCCCACGTTAGGTCTCTTCTGTATTTCCATGAAAAAGCATGTCATGTAGATAAATGGGGTTCAATAAAATCAGTTTTCAACAACTTTAAGTTGCTCAGAATCTTAGATCTTGAAGGAATTCAGAGTCATGATGGGAAGTTACCAAAAGAAATTGGCAAGCTTATTCACTTGAGATTCTTGAGCCTGAGGGATACTGATATAGGTGAACTGCCACTTACAATAGGCAACTTGATGTACTTGCAGACCTTAGATATTTTGACTTGGAATTCAACTGTGCAAATACCGAATGTGATATGGAAGATGCAAAAGTTGAGACATTTATATCTTCCTGAATCATGTGGTGATGATTCAGATAAATGGCAGTTGGCTACATTGTGCAACCTGCAGACACTAGTGAACTTTCCTGCAGAAAAATGTTACATAAAAGATCTACTGAGTCTGACCAATCTCAAGAAACTAGTAATAGATGATCCGAAATTTGGGTTAATCTTTAAATCTCGTGGTGCTACATTTAACCGCTTGGAGAGTTTGTCCTttgtcagtaatgaagattcAACTGCAATTCAAGTCATAACACAATGTCCTAATCTTTATAAGCTGCATGTAGAAGGGCAGATAGAGAAGCTACCAGAGTGCCATCAGTTTTCCTCAAACCTTGCCAAATTAAACCTGCAGGGATCCAAACTCATGGAAGATCCAATGGTGACATTGGAAAAGTTGCCAAACTTGAGAATCCTCCGTTTACAAATGGATTCATTTCTTGGGACTGCAATGGTTTGCTCTGACAAAGGTTTTCCTCAACTGAAGTGTCTGTTCCTATGTGACTTGCCCAACTTAGAAGACTGGAAGGTGGAAGAAGGGGCCATGCTCAATCTCTGCCATCTACTGATTTCCAATTGCACAACTATGAAGATGGTTCCTGATGGGTTAAGGTTCTTAACTTCCCTTCAGAAATTGGAGATACGATCAATGCTTAAAGCATTCAAAACCAGGCTTGAAGTTGGAGGAGAGGATTACTACAAAATCCAACACGTGACTTCTGCAGTGTTTCGGTATTGTGATTACTAG
- the LOC110605999 gene encoding probable serine/threonine-protein kinase PIX13, which produces MGICWGSPADLPCPLPISTTVDHLNPDSSLAADFSGQTVASTNFTWVSQVRTSLTVLGTNTATENSQASDEIDFEALSNGEAIAGENLRAFTYAQLKVATRNFRRDKVLGRGGFGKVYKGGLKEHVPSEGIKKSLVAIKKLDTTGNQGFKEWLTEIRILGRLSHPNLVKLLGYCMENENFLLVYDFMQNGSLNYHLFGKGLVRPLPWDIRFKIALGTARGLAYMHTHVILHRDLKSSNILLDKFYNAKISDFGLAFLGPSAGSSHVETTLAGTYGYAAPEYIATGHLYVKSDVYGFGVVVVEMLTGLRAVDRRRPKEQQVLVDWVKPYLLSKRKLKQVMDSRLEGKYPYKEVSQIAQLAVRCLHLEPKLRPSVKEIVETLEHIEACHHKTKRA; this is translated from the exons ATGGGGATTTGCTGGGGCTCACCTGCTGATCTGCCATGCCCACTACCAATATCAACCACCGTCGACCATCTGAATCCTG ATTCATCTCTTGCTGCTGACTTTAGTGGGCAGACTGTGGCAAGCACCAATTTCACATGGGTATCTCAAGTGAGAACCAGTTTAACAGTTCTTGGGACTAATACTGCCACTGAAAACAGCCAAGCCTCCGATGAAATTGATTTTGAGGCTCTTTCTAATGGGGAAGCCATTGCTGGTGAAAACTTGAGAGCTTTCACTTATGCACAGCTGAAGGTTGCCACCCGCAATTTTAGAAGAGATAAGGTGTTGGGAAGAGGAGGTTTTGGAAAAGTTTATAAAGGAGGGCTCAAGGAGCATGTGCCATCTGAGGGCATAAAGAAATCGTTGGTCGCTATCAAGAAATTGGATACCACGGGCAACCAAGGATTTAAGGAGTGGCTG ACAGAGATACGAATTTTGGGAAGACTTTCTCACCCTAACCTTGTGAAGTTGTTGGGATACTGTATGGAGAATGAAAACTTCCTTCTTGTGTATGACTTCATGCAAAATGGCAGCTTAAATTACCATCTATTCGGAA AAGGCTTAGTTCGGCCACTTCCATGGGACATAAGGTTTAAGATTGCTTTAGGAACAGCTCGAGGACTAGCTTACATGCACACACATGTTATACTTCACAGAGATCTCAAATCTTCAAATATACTTCTTGATAAG TTTTATAATGCAAAAATTTCAGACTTTGGCTTGGCATTTTTGGGTCCTTCTGCTGGTTCTTCACACGTCGAAACAACTCTAGCGGGCACATATGGTTATGCTGCTCCAGAGTACATTGCCACag GGCATTTGTATGTAAAGAGTGATGTCTATGGCTTCGGAGTTGTTGTGGTTGAGATGCTAACAGGATTACGTGCAGTTGACAGAAGACGGCCGAAAGAGCAACAGGTACTTGTGGATTGGGTGAAACCTTATCTATTAAGCAAAAGGAAGCTCAAACAAGTAATGGACTCCAGACTAGAGGGAAAATATCCCTACAAGGAAGTCTCACAGATAGCTCAGCTTGCTGTTAGGTGTCTTCATCTTGAACCTAAGTTACGACCATCTGTGAAAGAAATTGTTGAGACATTGGAACATATTGAAGCGTGCCATCATAAAACGAAGAGAGcgtaa